TCGGGAGAATTGGGACGCAATCCAGTGCATCTCAATATTGGAAAGTATTTCTCTCCTGTTCGTTTTTTTCTGTGCACTAAACTGAATAACTTAGGACATATCACTGTAATACTGTGGATACCTACCAGGGACTTTGTTTTCACAATGCATGCCCTTTCatatcaatgcagatgaaggagaGTAGACAAGGAGCGAGTAGACAAGGAGAGGAGTCCACATTAGTCTATTAATATGATACTGTATAACCAAATGCAGCGTTTAGCcgttggtttttgtgacatacctGCAGCTCCTCATTGGAGAGCCTGGTCTCAGGGCTTGTTTTACCCTTGAGGACCATCAGCGTTCTGGACATGAATCCTGATGCCGAATCCACCGCCAGCCCGTCTGTCACATCCACATCACCTGACCCTGTGAGACATGGGTTATGGTAGAACATGATCTCTCTCACAACACAATTTGGCTGAGCCAGAGGTTTAGAGGCAATATTTCAGGGCTAGTTGTCTATTGCTTAAAGAATGGCTCCATCTAGTGACAAAAAAGCCACACACGGCTTTTACATAAACTACCACAACTTTTGAGGTGAAGTTAGAATACCTTCCCTGACTTCGCCCCCTCCAAATGGCATTTCCACTCACATAGGTGGATCTTCTAACAGATTGATCCCATTTTATTCCTGATAGCGGTCTCACCGTCATTTCTAGGCTCTGCCTCTTGactgtcttctctctccactgCCTTGAGGTAGAGCTGGAGCAATTCCTTGGACTGTCGCTCTTCCTCCCTTCGGTCCAACACTCTCTGTAGAGTGTCCTGGAGATTCAGCGCCTTCCTCTCCGGGAAGCCCAGGGCTGAGGCCAGCTCTAAACAAGGCACGTCCACTAGGGTCTGGAACACGCAACATGTATAGTTATTCTCGCTATTACATAGCTATTACACATACAGCTATCCTCAAGCACATAAACATAATGCTAAGGGGGCTTTATATTGAAGTAGTATACACAATATTTATACCATACCTGCTGTAGCCATAAATGTTGTTTTTATCTGATGGAATAGGACCTAACTTTAACAAGATATTCTATATTCATACATTTAAAtgtgagaggggagatggaggtggAAATGTTATTGAAGTTACCCTACTTGTAAATCTGCCTCCGACATCAGTATGATGCTGGCCAGGTCCTTCTTGAGTTGCTGGGCCAGGTAGAACCAGGGCTCGATGCCACTGATTGAGCTGTCCACAGCATCGCTCTCAAGATTCACAGACTCCCTGGTCATCCAAGCTGTGCCGCCATCAACTATAGTAGCATGGTAGAAAATCACTATGCGTTAGTACGGGAATGCAACCTGGGAGAGCTAAGACAGATGACCAATGCCACGTAATCAAA
The window above is part of the Salmo salar chromosome ssa15, Ssal_v3.1, whole genome shotgun sequence genome. Proteins encoded here:
- the dffa gene encoding DNA fragmentation factor subunit alpha isoform X1; the encoded protein is MSELKPCKVCNFTRQQSYGLVVPSLDQLKIKGSESLGFSPSTSVSVVLEDDGTIVEDEAYFLCLPTNTKFMLLHEKETWAPLRRIDGGTAWMTRESVNLESDAVDSSISGIEPWFYLAQQLKKDLASIILMSEADLQTLVDVPCLELASALGFPERKALNLQDTLQRVLDRREEERQSKELLQLYLKAVEREDSQEAEPRNDGSGDVDVTDGLAVDSASGFMSRTLMVLKGKTSPETRLSNEELQMVVNKGARAMEQVLGWDSERTLALLQACEEQLSRRLQQVQAMQYLRSHTQQQASTQPSDKSQATQAKRSK
- the dffa gene encoding DNA fragmentation factor subunit alpha isoform X2, which translates into the protein MKRIKGSESLGFSPSTSVSVVLEDDGTIVEDEAYFLCLPTNTKFMLLHEKETWAPLRRIDGGTAWMTRESVNLESDAVDSSISGIEPWFYLAQQLKKDLASIILMSEADLQTLVDVPCLELASALGFPERKALNLQDTLQRVLDRREEERQSKELLQLYLKAVEREDSQEAEPRNDGSGDVDVTDGLAVDSASGFMSRTLMVLKGKTSPETRLSNEELQMVVNKGARAMEQVLGWDSERTLALLQACEEQLSRRLQQVQAMQYLRSHTQQQASTQPSDKSQATQAKRSK